The genomic segment GGTGCAGTATAGAGCAAGACAATGGTATGCGAAGCTGAGGTATAACGCAGCGCCTCACCCACCAGATAAAATTCAGCGGCAAACAGCACACCCACCAGTAAACCTGCAGATAAGTATCGTGCACTCCAAAGCTGGCGGCGTACACTCTGCTGAATTAAAGGATAAACCATAAGTGCAGATAAGGCTGAACGTAATGCAATTTGCATCAGGGCAGAAATATCACTGGCCGCCCATTTCAATACGACCTGCTGTAAACCCCACAACATACATAGTACAAACATAATGGCAGATGCTTTGACATCCAGTGCCTGACGATGATTCAAAAAATATAGTCCTGTTCTTGATTGGAGTCGCTACACAATAAAATTTTCAGAAGTAGAAGATATAACATCAAAATAGACACACGATGAGGTGATTCAGGCAAAAAGAGTGATGCATAAAAAACGATTTAGACGCTATCCAATTTATATCTAGAAACTGAATGGCAACCGTGCCTGATCAGTCTGATAAATCATCCCTTGCTCATTACACTTTTCTAAACAAAATAAAGGAGCCCTTCGGCTCCTTGATCTCAAAAATCCGGTCTTACTTTACAAATGTCGTCCAGACATAATCCTGATTTTGGCCTTTTAGGGTCATTTTCAATTGATCACCCGATTGTAAGGCTGCCACTCCTGCTGGTGTACCGGTCATCACTACATCACCTTCTTCCAGTGTAAATACTTGACTAATGTCTGCCAATAAAGTTGCAATATCAAAAATCAATAAAGCTGTATCGCCTTTTTGACGCAGCTCATCATTGATCTCCAGCGTATAGTGCACATCTTTCCAGTCAGCAATCACATCACCTACTGGCACCCAGTCTGCGAGTATACAAGAACCATCAAAAGCTTTGGCCCGTTCCCAAGGTTGACCTTTTTTTTTCAGATCATCCTGCAGATCACGTAAGGTCAGATCCAGACCTAAAGTCACAGCACCAATTGCCTGCAAAACTTTGGCAGGATCATTTTCCTTGCTTAAGGTACGGTCAATACGCAAACTTAGTTCACACTCATAATGACAGTTGCCCCAGTCCGGATTCCATTCAATACCAGCATCCAGTGATGTCAAAGCACTCGGTGGCTTGATAAACAACACAGGACGATCAGGTACCGCATTTCCAAGCTCTTTGGCATGGTCAGCATAACTGCGACCGACACAAACAATTTTTGATGGGCGTGTACTCATGATCTCTTTCCTGTTCTTGATCTGTCTTATTTTTTGAAAGTATTTTCGAAAATGCTTTGCTCAGTACCATCTTTAAAAGCACGTTTTGGCACAATTACTACAGTACGGTTTTTCAGTTCCAGCATATAGGTCAGTTTGCCGATGGCAAAACTCTGTACTTCATTATAATGCACGACCTTGCTACGCCCGTTATTGTAAATTTCTGCATAGTCCTGAAACAGGTCAATGCCCTGTTCACTTTTCCCAAACTGGTATTTTACAAACTGGCGCTTAAACATCATCGGCAGGAACCAGTAACGCATGATGCCCTGTAGAATCAGAAAGAAGGCACCCAAAGCCACATAATAACGACCAACCCCATTCAGGCCCATCGAAAAGCCCCAGATAATAATTCCGATGCTAACCAAAGGCGTCAGAAAGCGTGAAATCTGTTTTTTGCCAAAAGTGGCCAGGGCAAATCCATCCTGAGATTCTTCTAGAGTGAGATAATAACGGGTGGATAAAGTCGGTGCTGACTCAGTCATAGCATCACATCAAAAATATAAAATCCTGCCCCATACTATATCAAAATATGCTTAAAACTCATGGCTTATGCTATCAATTACATAACTTTGCTTTGGAAATAACTGGATTTAGTTTTAAATAAATCATCATTAAAACAAAAAACACACAATAGGATATTGGATGAAAGGATTGATCCCCTATTTGCTGATGAGTAGTACCTTATGTGCAATCTCACCGGCTTTCGCAAAAATAACGCCATGGACACCTAATCTGCCAAGCAGTCTTGATGTATTTCAAGGTAATTCTCAGCAACTGGCTGAACTCACTGGCGAGCGTATCCTGATTTATGCGCATCCCGCCGGCAAAACCCATCTACCGACTTTTAAAACGGCTTCTAGCAGCAAATCCCAGTTTTATAGTGCGGCTGTAGTCTTGCCTGCATCCGAAGCACAAGTCGAAAAATTACTGCAACATTATCCGAATTATGTTGGCCTGTTTCCGACCCTAAAATCCGCCAAAGTGATTGAGCAGCAAGGGAGCATTCAACAAGTCAAATATCAGGTGCATATTCCTACCCCAATCCCAGTCTTAAACTTTAAAGAAACTGTGGTGATGCAGCATCATCTGGAAAATAACAGTATCAGCACACTAATTCTGGATGCGCCAATTCCCTATGGGGCCGGAAAGCTGGAATGGTTTGCACTGAGCCCCAATAAAACCTTAGTAACGGTGACGCAATGGGGTGATCTAAACCAGCCGCAAGGTTTTCTATTTAGCAAGATTCTAAATGCCCTGCCGGAAGCCAAACTCGGCATTCCTGCTGGCACCAATGCCTTTCTGCTTGAAGCTTTACAACAGCGTTTTAAATATCCTGCTGCTACAATTTTAAATACGGCAATACCCCAAGTTCAGCTCAGCAATCAGCAAACTCAGAAAATTGCCCAGCTTAGTCAAAAATCAGGACAACCTGTCAGCTTTATTTTGCCCAATTATCAGATCAAGGCCGGTAAAGGTTCAGAAAATCTAAGATTCAGTACTACCTATCAATATTTCTCACATCCAACTGAGAAGCTGCAGCCTTGGTTATCGGCTCAGGCCAGCCAAAAACTCTTTCCGCGACAAATCAAAAAAGTGGAACTGAACCCAGTCAACCCGCAAAGTATTGATGCCAACTACAAGGTATCAGTCGGCTTAGGCGTCATTCAGATTCCCTTTAATTTTAAAATGCGTTTTGAACAGCCAAATACCTTACAAAACCAATTCTATGCTAATGGCGGAGATTTAAAATTTGTACGGGGTGGAATGAAGCTTTTGCCGCAATCTCAGGGAACGCTATTCCAAATCACCAGTTCCATGAAAATTCATGATCAGGCGCCTTTTTTACTGAAAGCCATGCGCAGCCTTCCCTATCATGACATGTTGCCGGCAGTTGGTGGTAATACCGTCTATGCCTTAAAAGTACAGCAGAAATTAAAATCTTAAGTTCATGTCTAATTATTGGTTTTTTATATGAAAAATTAAAAACTAAAGACGTAAAAAAACCGCATCAATGTGCGGTTTTTTCAGAATTCTTTATCAAGATTGGTGCGCTCAGAGAGATTCGAACTCCCGACCCCTTAGTTCGTAGCCAAGTGCTCTATCCAGCTGAGCTATGAGCGCGACGTCTTGATGGGGTGCATTATATAGAGTTTTCAGCACTTGTTAAGTGTTTTTTAATAAAATTATAACCGAACGTACAGTAATTAAACGATACTACAATATTTCAGTTTTTTTGATGAAAATTCCTGCGAATTTAGAGTTAAAATCAATAACCCAGACTTGGCAAAATTTCAGGATTAGCTAAATTAATCTTTCAGTTACCTCATATTCATTTGCTCACAGCCTAATAGAGCTATTCCCCAACCAGGCCAGTTTTAGCCTCGCCTACCCGCTGATAACAGCTCAATACCACGCCATTTGAAGTCACTTGATGATCTGTCACTGCAAATGCTGCTGGCATAGAGTCTTCAGCAAATAGACGTTTTCCTTTGCTCAATATTATAGGAAAGGTCATTAAATAGAGTTCATCCACAAGATCATGTTTAAAAAGCGCCTGTACCACTGCAGCACTGCCATACACCCGAATATTTCCCTCCCCTGAAGCCTTCAGGTTAATGATCTCATCAATACTTTTAGAAAGATCGTATTTTGCCAGTCCGAGTGATCCAAACTGGTGGATAGCACATATTTATTTACTTCATTAATTCCTGGCCAGTCTTCAGCATGCTTCGGCCAGTAAGGCTCAAAAATCTGAAAGGTATTCTTACCAATCAGAATATCGGTAGACTGCATCCATTTTTGCATGATGCGATCAAATGCTGCATCGGGTTCAGCACTAAAATACGGCGCCACCCAGCCACCATATTGAAAGCCACCAGATGTATCTTCTTCCGGACCGCCGGGTGCCTGCATTACACCGTCTAGAGTCAGAAATTCCTGGACAATAATTTTTCTCATCACAATGCCCTTATTTTTATTGAGTCATCTAGGATTTATTTTTAGCATGTGATTCAGGCGGATTCTGTAAATTTTAGGCACAAAAAAACCGCAACATGTGCGGTTCATTGTTCAAGTTGGTGCGCTCAGAGAGATTCGAACTCCCGACCCCTTAGTTCGTAGCCAAGTGCTCTATCCAGCTGAGCTATGAGCGCGTAACTTGTGTCGTCTTTATTAGACTGCGTTATTTTCCGGTTTACTTATTGGTGCGCTCAGAGAGATTCGAACTCC from the Acinetobacter sp. YWS30-1 genome contains:
- a CDS encoding fumarylacetoacetate hydrolase family protein, translated to MSTRPSKIVCVGRSYADHAKELGNAVPDRPVLFIKPPSALTSLDAGIEWNPDWGNCHYECELSLRIDRTLSKENDPAKVLQAIGAVTLGLDLTLRDLQDDLKKKGQPWERAKAFDGSCILADWVPVGDVIADWKDVHYTLEINDELRQKGDTALLIFDIATLLADISQVFTLEEGDVVMTGTPAGVAALQSGDQLKMTLKGQNQDYVWTTFVK
- a CDS encoding YcxB family protein, with the translated sequence MTESAPTLSTRYYLTLEESQDGFALATFGKKQISRFLTPLVSIGIIIWGFSMGLNGVGRYYVALGAFFLILQGIMRYWFLPMMFKRQFVKYQFGKSEQGIDLFQDYAEIYNNGRSKVVHYNEVQSFAIGKLTYMLELKNRTVVIVPKRAFKDGTEQSIFENTFKK
- a CDS encoding SRPBCC family protein, whose translation is MKGLIPYLLMSSTLCAISPAFAKITPWTPNLPSSLDVFQGNSQQLAELTGERILIYAHPAGKTHLPTFKTASSSKSQFYSAAVVLPASEAQVEKLLQHYPNYVGLFPTLKSAKVIEQQGSIQQVKYQVHIPTPIPVLNFKETVVMQHHLENNSISTLILDAPIPYGAGKLEWFALSPNKTLVTVTQWGDLNQPQGFLFSKILNALPEAKLGIPAGTNAFLLEALQQRFKYPAATILNTAIPQVQLSNQQTQKIAQLSQKSGQPVSFILPNYQIKAGKGSENLRFSTTYQYFSHPTEKLQPWLSAQASQKLFPRQIKKVELNPVNPQSIDANYKVSVGLGVIQIPFNFKMRFEQPNTLQNQFYANGGDLKFVRGGMKLLPQSQGTLFQITSSMKIHDQAPFLLKAMRSLPYHDMLPAVGGNTVYALKVQQKLKS